From Watersipora subatra chromosome 8, tzWatSuba1.1, whole genome shotgun sequence, a single genomic window includes:
- the LOC137402390 gene encoding ficolin-1-like: protein MSDILDCQDAFEKGERKSGAVYILRPDPSLRLIWAVCQFDHESGWTVIQRRLDGTVDFYRGWEEYVDGFGYMNGEYWMGLEAIYLLTKTNRRLSIFLESHDGEVRTANYSSFYIDESSTDYVNYASGYSGDAGDSWTGDFDLNNMKFTTFDKDNDMDGSNCAAKFHGAWWYRSCHRSNLNAHRRESKVEIMQEMMQKPQAKLNQPITFDNDSRTSIKEGLNRSENREELAASQKEKKLAANQTAEGKHKKGAKTGED from the exons ATGTCTGATATCCTAG ACTGTCAGGATGCTTTTgagaaaggagagagaaagTCTGGTGCAGTTTACATCCTCCGTCCAGATCCAAGCTTGAGACTGATCTGGGCAGTCTGTCAGTTTGACCATGAGTCTGGTTGGACTGTTATACAAAGAAGACTTGATGGTACTGTGGACTTTTACAGAGGATGGGAGGAATATGTTGATGGTTTTGGTTATATGAATGGAGAGTACTGGATGG GTCTGGAGGCTATTTACCTGCTCACAAAGACGAATCGTAGACTGAGTATCTTCCTTGAGTCACATGATGGAGAAGTTAGAACAGCAAACTACTCTTCCTTCTATATCGACGAATCATCCACCGACTATGTAAACTAT GCATCAGGATATAGCGGAGATGCAGGAGACTCTTGGACAGGTGATTTCGATCTCAACAATATGAAATTTACAACATTTGATAAAGACAATGATATGGACGGTAGCAACTGTGCAGCAAAGTTTCATG GAGCTTGGTGGTACCGGTCATGCCATCGTTCTAATCTAAATG ctcaccgcAGAGAATCTAAAGTAGAAATTATGCAAGAAATGATGCAAAAACCACAAGCAAAACTCAACCAACCTATAACCTTTGACAATGActcaaggacaagtataaaagaggggCTCAATCGATCGGAAAACAGAGAGgaactggcagcgagccagaaaGAGAAGAAACTGGCAGCAAACCAGACAGCAGAAGGGAAGCACAAGAAAGGAGCTAAGACAGGAGAAGACTAA